One window of the Fibrobacter sp. genome contains the following:
- a CDS encoding winged helix-turn-helix transcriptional regulator — protein MCPPIRVQFSRHEVICRGNKVELTHMEFQVLQLLASHPGWVFTRNRIIDSVRNDNYPVTDRSVDVVIVGLRRKLGDTGSLIETVRGVGYRFAETE, from the coding sequence GTGTGTCCACCAATTCGGGTACAATTCAGTCGCCATGAGGTAATCTGCAGAGGTAATAAAGTAGAACTGACCCATATGGAATTTCAGGTATTACAACTTTTAGCCAGCCATCCGGGCTGGGTTTTTACTCGCAACAGAATTATTGATAGTGTGAGAAATGATAATTACCCGGTAACCGACAGATCAGTTGATGTAGTGATAGTTGGGTTACGCCGTAAACTGGGAGATACGGGATCACTAATTGAAACTGTTCGCGGTGTGGGATATCGATTCGCTGAAACTGAGTAA
- a CDS encoding cell wall metabolism sensor histidine kinase WalK, whose amino-acid sequence MKITKMTWQLFIVCLGITLFSLVTVTIYASEVYKKFYYRNLTKESVIKSSLIKSLLIPVLSSQDSKDQVDSLSKVIGESIQARITVINKYGIVLGDTEKDPRDMENHAHRPEFSRALKGEIGVEERFSTTLGFSMLYIAVPIIENGQVKGALRLAESLKDIISHTRLFYMHMVIASGFALILIGIASLSIARALSKPIREMKTGAERIANGDLDFKLRIPDGEETRGLALALNAMAKSLGDRIKTITSQRNELDAILTGMSEGVLAIDTNERIITINPAAAEFLGISVENAEGMWIHDIVRNSALQHFLQETLTSELMIETSFILPSPSGERHIHARGKNLNQFKSNADRAILVLHDITRLKKLEIMRKEFVANVSHELRTPLTSVKGFVESIRHGGYDLPEDVSKFLGIISAKTDRLCSMVDDILSLSAIEREYEQRDVHIAPTRIKTVLDDAINTCLAKAELKSIAIKTTCDETIEVKTNADLLEQALLNLIDNAIKYSPEGKAVLVNAEKKDGRVQISVSDEGIGIPSEHLHRVFERFYRVDKARSRKVGGTGLGLAIVKNICLLINAKVTVESLVGKGSTFRIELSST is encoded by the coding sequence ATGAAAATCACTAAAATGACTTGGCAGCTTTTTATTGTGTGTCTGGGAATTACTTTGTTTTCACTTGTAACAGTTACAATCTATGCTTCTGAGGTTTATAAAAAATTTTACTATAGAAACCTTACAAAGGAATCTGTTATAAAGAGTTCTTTAATAAAGTCTCTTTTAATTCCAGTGTTGTCAAGTCAAGATTCAAAAGATCAGGTTGATTCATTAAGTAAGGTAATTGGAGAATCCATTCAAGCCAGAATAACTGTCATAAATAAATATGGAATTGTATTGGGAGATACAGAAAAAGATCCACGCGATATGGAAAACCATGCTCATCGACCTGAGTTCTCTCGAGCTTTGAAAGGCGAGATTGGGGTAGAGGAACGCTTTAGCACAACGCTTGGTTTTTCCATGCTCTATATAGCAGTCCCTATAATAGAAAATGGCCAGGTAAAAGGGGCTTTGCGTCTTGCCGAATCATTAAAGGATATAATTAGTCATACTCGACTTTTTTACATGCATATGGTAATTGCATCCGGGTTTGCGCTTATTCTTATCGGTATTGCTAGCCTTTCTATAGCACGGGCGTTGAGCAAACCTATCAGAGAGATGAAAACCGGCGCAGAAAGAATTGCTAATGGAGATCTAGATTTTAAATTACGAATTCCCGATGGTGAGGAAACACGTGGTTTAGCATTGGCTCTCAATGCCATGGCCAAATCATTGGGCGACCGAATAAAAACGATTACCAGTCAAAGAAATGAATTGGACGCTATCTTAACTGGGATGTCTGAAGGTGTTCTGGCAATAGATACAAATGAACGAATAATCACCATTAATCCGGCTGCTGCAGAATTTCTGGGAATATCGGTTGAGAATGCGGAAGGAATGTGGATTCATGATATCGTTCGCAATAGTGCTCTACAACATTTTTTGCAAGAGACCTTAACAAGTGAATTAATGATTGAAACCAGTTTCATTCTTCCCAGTCCATCTGGTGAACGTCATATTCATGCTAGAGGAAAAAATTTAAATCAATTTAAATCAAATGCAGACCGGGCTATACTTGTTCTACATGATATAACCAGATTAAAAAAACTGGAAATCATGAGAAAAGAGTTTGTTGCAAATGTATCTCATGAGTTGCGTACACCACTGACTTCGGTGAAAGGATTTGTTGAATCTATCCGTCATGGAGGGTATGATTTGCCTGAAGATGTTTCTAAGTTTTTGGGAATTATTTCTGCCAAAACTGATCGGCTTTGTTCTATGGTCGATGATATACTCTCACTTTCCGCTATTGAGCGGGAATATGAACAACGGGATGTTCATATTGCGCCAACCAGGATAAAAACCGTTCTTGATGATGCAATTAATACATGCTTGGCAAAAGCGGAACTCAAAAGTATAGCAATAAAAACTACCTGCGATGAGACGATTGAGGTAAAAACCAATGCAGATCTACTTGAGCAAGCCCTTTTAAATTTAATTGATAATGCAATAAAATATAGTCCCGAGGGAAAAGCAGTTTTAGTAAATGCAGAGAAAAAAGATGGTAGAGTTCAAATATCTGTAAGTGATGAGGGAATAGGGATCCCTTCAGAACACCTTCATAGAGTCTTTGAGCGATTCTATCGTGTAGATAAAGCAAGGAGCCGAAAAGTAGGGGGGACCGGACTTGGATTAGCTATTGTGAAAAATATCTGCTTATTAATTAATGCAAAAGTCACAGTTGAAAGTTTAGTCGGAAAAGGAAGCACCTTCCGGATAGAACTAAGTAGTACCTAA
- a CDS encoding peptidoglycan DD-metalloendopeptidase family protein has protein sequence MQVSRKYNRKRKIPLIRFFLFVFLVALCWKMFKGRGGKGTVPESTVTQIDTSQFEKPVEKPLTQSISKLPYVVKTGDTFYGILNQFEISGRGANEVFLSLKPLGLPALYPGDSLVIGKDSTGELKSLELLSRSKYRYQVTCSDSSIRAERSSLAVSTHICLLNGVLETSLSEQIYQLGASDAITARFADIFAWDINFFLDPRKGDTFQILFEKKFAEGRFIGYGDILAARYSSGQKEFLAYGLRDSDGRVRYYDGSGKSVQKQFLKAPLSYSRISSGFTHKRKHPILGYYRPHLGIDYAAPTGTPVYAAADGRVVFSGRKGDYGNMVILSHGGVYETYYGHLHRIASSARTGNRVRQGEMIGTVGSTGLSTGPHLDYRMKRHGSFVNPSTIIMPSNSSVETARLEEFKGLKQSFSVMLNLRFPGRLGLHILDVETPVSEEPEVNLVNRVSESRGDGGATDS, from the coding sequence ATGCAGGTTAGTAGAAAGTATAACCGGAAGCGGAAAATTCCGCTTATCCGGTTTTTCCTTTTTGTGTTCCTGGTCGCTCTCTGCTGGAAGATGTTCAAAGGCAGGGGGGGTAAGGGAACTGTGCCTGAGTCGACTGTTACTCAGATAGACACCAGTCAGTTTGAGAAACCGGTTGAGAAGCCACTTACTCAGAGTATCAGTAAATTACCTTACGTTGTAAAAACGGGGGATACCTTTTACGGTATCCTGAACCAGTTTGAAATATCGGGCAGAGGGGCAAACGAGGTTTTCCTTTCACTTAAGCCGCTGGGTTTACCGGCTCTTTATCCGGGGGATTCTCTTGTAATAGGAAAAGATTCCACTGGGGAATTGAAGAGTCTGGAGCTCCTCAGCAGGTCCAAGTACAGGTATCAGGTCACCTGCAGTGATTCATCCATAAGAGCAGAGAGGAGCTCACTTGCAGTATCGACCCATATCTGTCTTTTGAATGGTGTTCTTGAGACCTCTCTATCTGAGCAGATATATCAATTGGGCGCCAGTGATGCTATAACGGCCAGGTTTGCCGACATATTTGCCTGGGATATCAACTTTTTTCTTGATCCTCGTAAAGGGGACACCTTTCAGATTCTCTTTGAGAAGAAGTTTGCGGAAGGCCGGTTTATCGGTTACGGGGATATACTGGCGGCTCGTTATTCGAGCGGTCAGAAAGAATTTCTTGCATATGGTTTGAGAGACAGTGATGGACGGGTGAGGTATTATGATGGGAGCGGGAAATCGGTACAGAAGCAGTTTTTAAAGGCGCCGCTCAGTTATTCCCGGATCTCCTCGGGATTTACTCATAAGAGGAAGCATCCTATCCTGGGGTACTATCGTCCGCATCTTGGGATAGATTACGCAGCTCCCACAGGCACACCGGTATATGCGGCTGCGGATGGGCGAGTGGTTTTTTCAGGTCGAAAAGGCGATTATGGAAATATGGTAATACTGTCTCATGGGGGTGTATATGAAACATATTACGGACATCTTCACAGGATAGCATCGAGTGCCAGGACCGGGAATCGGGTCAGGCAGGGAGAGATGATTGGTACGGTGGGATCGACGGGCCTTTCCACTGGTCCGCATCTTGATTACCGCATGAAGAGGCACGGTTCTTTTGTCAACCCATCCACGATAATCATGCCCTCGAACAGCAGTGTTGAGACTGCGCGTCTGGAGGAGTTTAAAGGGCTGAAGCAGTCTTTTTCTGTGATGTTGAATCTACGTTTTCCAGGCAGGCTTGGCTTACACATATTGGATGTTGAGACACCGGTATCAGAGGAGCCAGAGGTAAATCTGGTGAATCGGGTGTCAGAAAGCAGGGGAGATGGCGGCGCCACAGATTCTTGA
- a CDS encoding PEGA domain-containing protein, which yields MALNRRILDVSGRLSLLSPQPEVLQILKRAGIHNILRIFETETELMKTSEDIILQTSSIKVGDIQNIAEAVPESEFDQLRSEIGSVFGAQETSHQEEAVQKPQAFRPAPPSQEEPAQESQFMAPPQEKFARPSMPQFAPPKPQTGFGAPPQFQSHQFAPPPQKPPVPPKPQSPVFEPAQKSPQRSFTPPEPSREPDFSTMRPETQRFATAPVPPSKPVQPKPEPFISDEKDFDEFEIPSKKKPRKVIEEDFDTSDDFDDENKKKSPLPMLILVVLVLAIGGAGVFFGYSKLSKKPQTPVTAPEKVAPVTPPPAPAVSEVTPPSESVAEEKKSEEPPAPEPVKAPPAEEKKPAPRRAVAKSRPRPAPAAPKPAASTPTVNQIAITSNPTGASVKINGQSLGTTPFTWTKPVFGQINISLSKAGYLESTKTIEFTGGSVKESFTLKKEASVPPPPAPVVKAEPKKVAPPPPPPPAPEEDDFSLPDPEPAAPPKTPVPAAAAAPSGGGGNASIFIASIPPVADVYLDGKLVGKTNVAEISLPAGTHTLRFVKGAKEMTKSVTLKAGKNPSQMVRLP from the coding sequence ATGGCATTGAACAGGAGGATCCTTGATGTCAGTGGGCGGCTGTCGCTTCTGAGTCCACAACCCGAGGTCCTGCAGATACTTAAGCGTGCCGGTATTCATAATATACTGCGCATTTTCGAGACTGAGACAGAACTGATGAAGACTTCTGAGGACATAATCCTTCAGACCTCCAGCATCAAGGTGGGAGACATTCAGAATATTGCTGAAGCAGTTCCCGAATCGGAATTCGATCAGCTGAGATCTGAGATCGGATCTGTTTTTGGTGCCCAGGAAACCTCGCATCAGGAAGAGGCTGTGCAGAAGCCGCAGGCATTCAGACCTGCACCTCCATCACAGGAGGAGCCTGCCCAGGAATCGCAGTTCATGGCTCCGCCTCAGGAGAAATTCGCAAGGCCATCGATGCCGCAGTTTGCTCCGCCAAAACCTCAGACCGGCTTTGGGGCGCCGCCTCAGTTTCAGAGCCATCAGTTTGCGCCTCCTCCGCAGAAGCCGCCTGTGCCTCCCAAGCCTCAATCACCGGTTTTCGAACCAGCGCAAAAATCGCCACAGCGTTCTTTTACCCCGCCGGAACCTTCCAGGGAACCCGATTTCTCTACAATGCGGCCGGAAACACAGCGGTTTGCAACTGCTCCAGTGCCTCCTTCCAAACCAGTGCAGCCAAAACCGGAGCCTTTCATTTCCGATGAAAAGGATTTTGATGAATTTGAGATTCCATCAAAGAAAAAGCCCAGGAAGGTAATAGAAGAAGATTTTGATACCAGTGATGATTTTGATGATGAAAATAAGAAAAAATCTCCACTACCAATGCTGATACTTGTAGTTTTAGTGTTAGCTATTGGTGGAGCAGGGGTCTTTTTTGGATATTCAAAACTGAGCAAGAAACCACAGACTCCGGTAACCGCGCCTGAAAAAGTGGCACCGGTTACTCCTCCTCCTGCACCTGCGGTTTCCGAAGTGACTCCGCCATCCGAGTCTGTTGCAGAGGAGAAGAAGTCCGAAGAACCACCAGCACCTGAGCCGGTAAAGGCACCGCCTGCAGAGGAAAAAAAACCTGCTCCGCGTAGAGCGGTTGCCAAATCCAGACCTCGTCCAGCTCCGGCTGCACCAAAGCCCGCGGCATCAACGCCTACTGTAAATCAGATTGCAATCACTTCCAATCCTACAGGCGCCTCGGTGAAAATCAACGGGCAGTCGCTTGGAACTACACCATTTACCTGGACAAAGCCGGTTTTCGGGCAGATTAATATCAGCTTATCTAAAGCCGGTTACCTGGAATCTACAAAAACAATAGAGTTTACAGGCGGATCAGTAAAAGAATCTTTTACTCTGAAAAAAGAGGCATCAGTACCTCCACCTCCTGCACCGGTTGTCAAGGCTGAGCCGAAGAAAGTGGCACCTCCACCTCCGCCACCTCCTGCACCGGAAGAGGATGATTTCAGTTTGCCGGATCCGGAGCCGGCAGCGCCGCCAAAAACACCGGTACCTGCCGCCGCCGCAGCACCATCCGGAGGTGGTGGAAACGCATCGATCTTTATTGCATCAATACCTCCAGTGGCTGATGTGTATCTCGATGGGAAACTGGTAGGCAAGACCAATGTTGCCGAGATTTCACTTCCTGCGGGCACACACACTCTAAGGTTTGTCAAGGGTGCCAAAGAGATGACTAAATCGGTTACCCTGAAGGCTGGTAAGAACCCGTCACAGATGGTTCGACTGCCCTGA